CACCGGGGTATCGGCGGACAGGGGACGGCCCGGCCACGACGCAACGGTCCTTGGGACCGGGCGAGGGTTCGTACCCCCACCTGGTCCCGTAGCGGGCAAGGCTACTTGGCGGAGGCGTCCTTGTCGCCACCCACCGTGGCCTCGGTCTTCTCCGCCTCGTCGGCGGTCTTCTCGAACGCGACCGGAGTGTCCTCAACGGTCGTTTTGTCCGAGTCCACGACAACGGCGGTAGCCTCGTCGTCCTCGGAGCCCTCGGCCTCGTCCGTCTCCGGCTCGTCGCCGTGGACGATGCGGTTGTACTCGACCGGGTCGAGGACCTGGGCGATGGCCTGCTTGGTGTAGAGCGCGTACACGCCGGGGGCGACCTCGAGCTCGACGGCCTCGTCCGTCACGTCCTTGACCAGCGCGTACATGCCGCCGATGGTGCGGACGCCGGCACCCGGCTCCAGCCGGTTGCGCATTTCCTGCGCCTGCTGCTGACGCTTCTTGTTGCTGCGCATCGTCAGCAGCATGAAGCCGCCCAAGATGACGACGATGAAGAGAAGGGGATTGGCACCCACGGCGTACTGTCCTTTGCGAGGCCGCGAAGGAGGCGGCCGGTCGGTGAATCGGTCCCGCCCCGAGGGGGCGGCGGGCGGAGTCTAGGGGACTCCCAATGGTTCAACAACGTCCAGCATGTCATCTGGGTGAGGCGAATGGCGAGCGTCGCGACGCACCTGACGTGTCCCGGCCCGGATTCTCGCCCCGCGGCGGCGTCGAAACAGGCCCGGACCGGCCCCGCTGGTCACTCCCCCGAGGCTCCGAACAGCTCGGTCTGGGCGGGCACCGCGCCCGCGGCCTGCTGCGGCGGCGTGAGCCCGAGATGCTGCCAGGCGGCCGCCGTGGCGATCCGGCCGCGCGGGGTCCGGGCCAGCAGACCCTCCCTGACCAGGAACGGCTCGGCGACCTCCTCGACCGTCTCGGCCTCCTCCCCCACCGCCACCGCCAGCGTCGACAGGCCCACCGGGCCGCCGCCGAAAAGCTTCAGCAGCGCGTGCAGCACCGCCCGGTCCAGCCGGTCCAGGCCCTTGGCGTCGACCTCGTAGACCGCCAGCGCCGCGCCGGCGATCTCCTCGGTGATCAGGCCGTCGTGCCGGACCTGGGCGTAGTCGCGGACCCGGCGCAGCAACCGGTTCGCGATACGCGGCGTGCCGCGCGAGCGGCGGGAGATCTCCGCGGCGCCCTTCGGGTCTATCTCCACGTCCAGCAGCCGGGCCGAGCGGTGGATCACCCGTTCCAGCTCCTCGGGCGCGTAGAACTCCATGTGGCCGGTGAAGCCGAAACGGTCGCGCAGCGGCGGCGGCAGCAGCCCGGCCCGGGTGGTCGCGCCGACCAGGGTGAACGGCGGCAGCTCCAGCGGGATCGCGGTCGCGCCGGGGCCCTTGCCGACGATCACGTCGACCCTGAAGTCCTCCATCGCCATGTAGAGCATCTCCTCGGCGGGCCGGGACATGCGGTGGATCTCGTCGAGGAAGAGCACCTCCCCCTCGGTGAGCGAGGAGAGGATCGCCGCGAGGTCTCCGGCGTGCTGGATCGCCGGGCCGGAGGTGATCCTGATGGGCGCGTTCATCTCGGCCGCGATGATCATCGACAGCGTGGTCTTGCCGAGCCCGGGCGGGCCGCTGAGCAACACGTGGTCGGGGGTCGAGGCGCGGTGCCTGGCGGCCTGGAGCACCAGCGACAGCTGTTCGCGCACCCGCTCCTGACCGATGAACTCGTCCAGCTCACGCGGGCGCAGCGCCGCCTCGACGGCCCGGTCCTCGCCGTCTGCGGCAGCGGTGACCAGCCGGTCTCCGGCGGCGTCGTCGTACATCGGGGCTCGGCTCCTCGGTCGTCGGCGGTACGGATCAGCGGGTGCGGTTGCGGGTCTGCAGGGCGCTGCGCAGCAGGGTGGAGACGTTGGGTTTCTCCGCGGCCTCGGCCTCGGGGGTGACCGCGACCACCGCCTCGTCCGCCTCCCGCGGCGCGAAGCCGAGCCCGACCAGTGCGGCGTGCAGCTGGTCCTGCCAGGGCGCGGGCCCCACCGCGAGCGGCGCCTGCGGCTGGCTCGGGACGGCGCCGGTGGGCGCGCCGAGCCGGTCCTTGAGCTCGATCAGCAGCTTCTGCGCGCCCTTGGGGCCGATCCCCGGTACGGCGGTCAGCGCCTTGGCGTCCCCCCGGGCGACGGCGACCCTGAGCGCCTCCGGGCTGTGCACGGCGAGCATCGCCTGCGCGACCTTGGGCCCGATCCCGCTGGCGGTCTGCAGCAGTTCGAAGGTGTGCCGCTCGTCGTCGTCGGCGAAGCCGTACAGGGTGAGCGAGTCCTCCCTGACCACGAGCGAGGTGGCGACCCGCGCCTCCTGGCCCAGTCGCAGGCCGGCCAGGGTGCCGGGCGCGCAGTGCACGAGCATCCCGACGCCGCCGACCTCGATCACGGCGCTGCTCGGCGTGAGCGCGGCCACCGGGCCGCTGACGAAGGCGATCATGACCTACCGGTCCTGTTCTGGGCCGCGACGGCGGCGGCGATCCGGTTGTTGGCGGTACCGCGCCAGATGTGGCAGATGGCGAGCGCGAGGGCGTCGGCGGCGTCGGCGGGCTTGGGCGGGGCGTCGAGCCGGAGGATCCGGGTAACCATGGCCCCGACCTGCGCCTTCTCGGCGCGCCCGCTGCCGGAGACGGCGGCCTTGACCTCGCTGGGCGTGTGCAGGGTGACCGGTATCCCGCGGCGCGTCGCACAGAGCATGGCCACGGCACTGGCCTGGGCGGTGCCCATCACGGTGCGGACGTTGTGCTGGGCGAAGACCCGCTCGATGGCGACGAGATCGGGCCGGTGGGCGTCGAACCAACCCTCCAGGCCCTCCTCGATCGCGTGCAGCCGCAGGGGCACGTCGAGCTCGGCGGGCGTCCGCACGACGCCGCAGGCGACCATGGTCAACACCCGCCCGGGCGCGCCGTCGACGACCCCGACCCCACAGCGGGTCAAGCCTGGATCCACCCCGAGAACACGCATGTCGGCAGGCTATCTGTTCCCACCGACAGAACCCCCAAGGGGCACGAGGAACCCTGCGGAGACCTCAGCAGACCTCAGGGGCGCGGGGAACGGCGCGAGAAACCACCCTGCGCGGATGGCCCTGTCCGATGAGGACCATCCACACGCCGGTGGCTTGTCGCGCCGTTCCCCGCGCCCCTGAGGCGGTGCAACTGACCCGCTGCTGTAAGCCCTACTCGGCGTCGAGCTCGGCCTCGACCTCGGGGGTGAGGTCGAAGTTGGCGAAGACGTTCTGGACGTCGTCGCTGTCCTCGAGCGCGTCGATCAGCTTGAAGATCTTGCGCGCGCCGTCCGCGTCCAGCTGGACCTGGACGGAGGGGACGAAGTTGGCCTCGGCCGAGTCGTAGTCGATGCCCGCGTCGACCAGCGCCGTGCGGACCGCGACCATGTCGGACGCCTCGGTCTGGACCTCGAAGGCGTCGCCGATGTCGGTGACGTCCTCCGCGCCGGCCTCGAGGGTGACCTCCATGACCCGGTCCTCGTCGACCTTCTCGGCCTTGGGGACGACGATGACGCCCTTGCGGCTGAACATGTACGAGACCGAGCCCGGGTCGGCCATGCTGCCGCCGTTGCGGGTCATCGCGACGCGGACGTCGGACGCGGCGCGGTTGCGGTTGTCGGTGAGGCACTCGATCAGGACCGCCACGCCGTTGGGGCCGTAGCCCTCGTACATGATGGTCGCGTAGTCGGCGCCGCCGGCCTCCGCACCGGAGCCGCGCTTGACGGCGCGGTTGATGTTGTCGATCGGGACCGAGCTCTTCTTCGCCTTCTGGATGGCGTCGTAGAGGGTCGGGTTACCGGCGGGGTCGCCACCGCCGGTGCGGGCCGCCACCTCGATGTTCTTGATCATCTTGGCGAAGAGCTTGCCGCGCTTCGCGTCGATGACGGCCTTCTTGTGCTTGGTGGTAGCCCACTTGGAGTGGCCGGACATCGAGTTGCTCCTTAAAACAGCACCAGGTGGAAGTGAACGAACGGATCAGATCCTACCGTCACCGGCCAGGTCACTCGCTGTGCGAGCCGGCGGCGCGGACCATGTCCACGAAATACGCGTGCACGCGGTGGTCGCCGGTCAGCTCCGGATGGAACGAGGTCGCCAGCAGGTTGCCCTGACGGACCGCCACCACGTGCTCGGCGTCAGTGCCCTTGTACAGCGCGGCCAGGACCTCGACGCCCTCGCCGACCGACTCGACCCAGGGGGCGCGGATGAAGACCCCGTGCACCGGACCGCCGGACTCGGACAGGCCGGCGAAGTCGACGCCCTGCTCGAAGGACTCGTTCTGCCGCCCGAAGGCGTTGCGGCGCACGACCATGTCGATGCCGCCGACCGTCTCCTGGTCGTCGCGGCCGTCGAGGATCTTGTCCGCCAGCATGATCATGCCGGCGCAGGTCCCGTAGACCGGCATGCCGGCGGCGACGCGGGCGCGCAGCGGCTCCATCACGCCGAAGAGCAGCGCCAGCTTGGACATGGTGGTGGACTCGCCGCCGGGGATGACCAGCGCGTCGACCTCCGCCAGCTCCTCGGGACGGCGGACGGGGCGCGCCAGCGCGTCGGCCTCGGCCAGCGCGACCAGGTGCTCGCGCACGTCGCCCTGGAGGGCGAGGACACCGACGACGGGGGTGGAGCTGGACACGGGGACGACCTCTTCTTGACTGCTCGAAAGTCCGGGGAACCGGCGCGGGTAGGGGTGAACGGAGGGAGCCCCGCCCCAAGCGGGGACGGGGCTACCACACGGGACGAGCGGGGATTACCAGCCGCGGTTGGCGTAGCGCTCGGTCTCGGGCAGGGTGTCGCAGTTGATGCCGACCATGGCCTCGCCCAGGTTGCGGGAGGCGTCCGCGATGATCTTCGGGTCGTCGTAGAAGGTGGTGGCCTTCACGATGGCGGCGGCGCGCTTGGCCGGGTCGCCCGACTTGAAGATGCCGGAGCCGACGAAGACGCCCTCGGCGCCCAGCTGACGCATCAGCGCGGCGTCGGCCGGGGTGGCCACGCCGCCCGCGGAGAAGAGCACGACGGGGAGCTTGCCCAGCTCGGCGACCTCGGCGACCAGCTCGTACGGGGCGCGCAGCTCCTTGGCCGCGGCGTAGAGCTCGTTGTTGTCGCAGCCGCGCAGCTTGGCGATCTCGCCCTTGATCTGACGCAGGTGGCGGACGGCCTCGACCACGTTGCCGGTGCCGGCCTCGCCCTTGGAGCGGATCATGGCCGCACCCTCGGCGATGCGGCGCAGCGCCTCGCCCAGGTTGGTGGCGCCGCAGACGAACGGGGTGGTGAAGGCGAACTTGTCCGAGTGGTTGACCTCGTCGGCCGGGGTGAGCACCTCGGACTCGTCGATGTAGTCGACGCCGAGCGCCTGCAGCACCTGGGCCTCGACGAAGTGGCCGATACGCGACTTGGCCATGACCGGGATCGAGACCGCGCCGATGATCTCCTCGATCATGTTCGGGTCCGACATGCGGGCCACGCCGCCGTCCTTGCGGATGTCGGCGGGGACGCGCTCCAGGGCCATGACGGCCACGGCGCCCGCGTCCTCGGCGATCTTCGCCTGCTCGGCGTTGACCACGTCCATGATCACACCGCCCTTGAGCTGCTCGGCCATGCCACGCTTGACGCGGGCGGTGCCGACGGCAGGCTGGTCGGAGGTGAAGGGGGTGTTGGTGGACACGAATGACCTCACTGAAGACGCGGATTCGGTGCGATAAGCCCAATGGTAGGCCCGTATCGACCTTATCCGATGCTCCACCCGGTCCAGCGGGGCACCACGGACTCCTCCACTCCGTAGTACCCCGCCGGGCCGTTCGAGTGCGTAACGTACGTCAGCTGAGCCTGACCCGCGGGTCGAGCACCGCGTAGAGAAGGTCCACGACGATGTTGGCCACGACGATGAAGACCGCCGCCAGCAGCACCGTGGCGATGACCACCGGCTGATCCTCCCGGGTGACGGAGATGACGGCGAGCTGACCGAGCCCGGGCAGACCGAAGATCCGCTCGGTCACGATCGCGCCGCCGAGCAGCCCGGCGAGGTCGATGCCGAACTGCGTCACCGCCGGCGTGAGCGCCGCCCGCAGCGCATGCCGGACGGTGACCCGGCGCTTGGGCAGGCCTTTGGACCTGGCCGTCCGGATGTAGTCCTCCCCCAGCACCTCCAGCATCTGGCTGCGGGTGAGCCGGACGTAGGTGGCGGCGGTGATGAAGGCCAGCGCGAACCAGGGCAGCAGCAGGTGGTGCGCCCACTCCAGCGGGTCGTCGGTGATCCCGACGTAGCCGCTCGGCGGGAACCAGGCGAGCCCGGCCACGGTCAGCCGGAAGAAGAGGACGTTCAGCAGCAGGATGCCGATCAGGAACGAGGGCATCGAGACGCCGATCAGCGCGAAGATCGTGCCCCCGCGGTCCAGCAGCGTCCGCGGCCGCAGGGCCGAGAGCACACCGAGGGAGACCCCGCCGATCAGCCAGAGCACCGAGGCGCCCAGAGCCAGGGAGAGGGTGGGCGGCAGGGCGTTCGAGAGCAGCTTGGCGACCGGCTCGGAGTTGTAGTACGAGTAGCCGAGATTGCCGTGCACCAGCCGGTCGAGGAAGTGCCAGTACTGGACCTGGAGCGGCTGGTCCAGGCCCAACTGCTGGCTGACCAGCTGGACCTGCTGCGCGGAGCAGAGCCGTCCGCAGATCTGCCGGGCCACGTTGTTCGGGGCCACGAAGAAGATCCCGAAGGTGAACAGGCTGATCAGCCAGAGCACCAGGACTCCGGAGAGCAGCCGTCGGATGAGGTACCGCAGCATCGTCGAGCCTCCCGCTCAGTCCTGGAACAGACGCCCGGCGCGCGGGTCCAGCGCGTCGCGGACCCCGTCCCCGAGCAGGTTGAAGGCCAGCGTCGTCAGCAGCAGCGCCAGTCCGGGGAAGAGCGGGAACCACCAGGCGACCTGGTAGAAGTCCTGCGAGTCGCTGAGCATGTTGCCCCAGGTCGGGGTCGGCAGCGGGACGCCGAGTCCGAGGAACGACAGCGTCGCCTCGAAGACGACGGCGATCGGGATCAGCAGCGTGGTGTAGACGATCACCGGGGCGAGCAGATTGGGCAGCACGTCGACGAACATGATCCGCAGGTCGCCCGCGCCGAGCGAGCGCGCCGACTCGATGTACTCCTTCTCCCTGATGGAGAGCGTCTGCCCGCGCACGATGCGCCCGACCGCCGCCCAGGAGAAGAAGGCGATGACGAAGACGGACAGCGCGAGGCTGCTGCCGTAGATCGAGACCAGGGCGATCGCGAACAGCAGGAAGGGGAAGGAGAGCACCACGTCCATCGCCCGGGACAGGAAGCTGTCCACCGCTCCGCCGAAGTACCCGGCGGCCAGGCCCACCAGCACGCCGATGGCGATCGCCATCAGCGTCGAGGCGACGCCGACCAGCAGCGAGATCCGGCTGCCGTAGATGACGCGGACCAGGATGTCGCGGCCGAGGTTGTCGGTGCCCAGCAGGTGGCGGCCGTTCGGGGCGACGGGCAGACCGTCGACGGTGATCCCGTGGTCGCGGTCCTGGTCGGCCGGGCCGTAGCCGATCAGATGGGCCAGCAGCGGAGCGCTGAGCGCGACCACCACCAGCAGCAGGATGAAGACGGCGGAGATCATCGCGGCCCGGTCCTTGCGCAGGTGCAGCCAGGCGAGCTGCCAGGGGCTGCGCCCCTCGATGCCCGTTGCGCTGGGGGACTCGGCACCGGCGGTCGGCGTAAGAGCCGTGTCGGCACTCATGAGGCGCGCTCCTCCTCGGGGATGGTCGCGGTCACCCGGGTCAGGTCCTCACCCGGCTCGACCGGGAAGTGACAGGCCGTCAGGTGCGAGTCCGGGTCGCCCGCACGGGCGACCAGCGGCGGGGCCTGCTCCACGCAGACCAACTGCGCCTTGGGGCAGCGCGGGTGGAAGCGGCAGCCGGTCGGCGGGTTGATCGGCGAGGGCACGTCGCCGGCCAGCACGATCCGCTGCCGGGCCGCGGACTGGTCGGGGTCGGCCACGGAGGCCGCCGAGAGCAGGGCGTTGGTGTAAGGGTGGCGCGGACTGCTGTGCAGGTCCTCCGAGTCGGCCAGCTCCACCACCTGCCCGAGGTACATCACCGCGATCCGGTCGCTCACGTGCCGTACCACGGACAGGTCGTGGCTGATGAACACGTAGGTGAGGCCGAACTCGTGCTGCAGGTCGTCGAGCAGGTTGATGACCTGCGCCTGGATCGACACGTCCAGGGCGGAGACCGGCTCGTCGGCGACGATCAGGCTGGGCCGCAGCGCGAGCGCGCGCGCGACGCCGATGCGCTGCCGCTGGCCGCCGGAGAAGTCGGCGGGGAACCGGTTGTAGTGCTCGGGGTTGAGGCCCACGAGCTCCATCAGCTCTTGGACCTTGCCCTTGCGCTCGCCGCGCTCCCCCTCGTCGTGGATGGCGAAGGGGTCGCCGATGATCGAGCCGACCCGGCGGCGCGGGTTGAGCGAGCCGTAGGGGTCCTGGAAGATCATCTGCATCCGGCGCCGGTAGGGCCTGACCTGGGTCCGGCTCAGCCTGGTGATGTCGTCGCCCTCGAACACGATCTGCCCGGAGGTGAGTTCGTGCAGCCGGGTGATGCAGCGCGCCAGCGTGGACTTCCCGCATCCGGTCTCGCCGACCAGGCCCAGCGTCTCGCCGCGCCGCACCTGGAGGTTGACGCCCTCGACGGCGTGGACCCTGCCGATCTCGCGCTTGAAGATGATGCCCTGCTTGATCGGGAAGTACTTGACCGCGTCGCGTATCTCGACCAGCGGCTCGGAGACGTCGCGCGGCGACGCCTCCTTCCGCATGGAGGGAACCGTGGGTGACTGGTCGTCGGTCATGCCGCGCCTCCCTGAAGTGCCGTCCTGCCGAGCGCACTGGCCGCGCGGCGTCCCTCCTTGGCCTCCTCCGACGCGCCCAGCAGATGGCCGGGCAGCCAGCAGGCGGAGGTGTGGCCCTCGCCGTCGTCGACGGGCTGCAGATCGGGCTGCTCCTGGCTGCACCGGTCCATCGCGAAGGCGCAGCGCGGGTGGAAGGCGCAACCCGAAGGCAGCCTGATCAGGCTCGGCGGCTGGCCGCTGATCGGCCGAAGCCGGTCGCCGGCCGCGCTGGAGGACGGGATCGACTCCAACAGGCCGTTGGTGTAAGGGTGGTGAGGGCGGTAGTAGAGTCCGCGGCGGTCCGCCCGCTCGGCGGCCCGGCCCGCGTACATCACCAGCACCTCGTCGGCCAGACCGGCGATCACCCCGAGGTCGTGGGTGATCATGATCAGCGCCATGCCGTTCTCCTGCTGGAGCCGGAGCAGCAGATCCAGGATCTGCGCCTGCACGGTGGCGTCCAGCGCGGTGGTCGGCTCGTCGGCGATGACCAGCTTGGGGTTGAGGGCCAGGGCCATGGCGATCAGCGCGCGCTGGCGCATGCCGCCGGAGAACTGGTGCGGGTAGTCGTCCACGCGGCGCTCGGGCTGCGGGATGCCGACCATCCCGAGCAGGTCGATCGCGCGACGCCTGGCCACGGCCTTGCCGACCTGCTCGTGGGCGCGGATCATCTCCACGATCTGCCAGCCCACCTTGTAGAGCGGGTGCAGGCTGGAGAGCGGGTCCTGGAAGATCGCGGCCATCTGGGCGCCGCGCAGCTCGCGGAGTTCCTGCTCGCCCATGGTGAGCAGGTCCTGGCCGGCGAACCTGGCGCCGCCGCTGACCTTGGCGCCGGTGGTGAGGCCGAGCAGCGTCTGGGTGCAGACGCTCTTGCCCGATCCTGACTCGCCGACGATGCCGAGGGTCTGGCCGGCGTCCAGTTCGAAGGAGACCCCTCGAACCGCCTGGACTTCTCCGTCGACGGTTCGGAAGGACACATGGAGGTCCGAGACCTCGAGAAGCTTCATCGCGCCTCACAGCTGGGGAGTCAGGCGGTGCGGAGAACCCAGCCGGGGGGATCACGGCCGGGTGGGCCTGCGGGACCCGCCCGGCACGGGGTCACCGTGCCGGGCGGGTCGGGGTGGCGTGGGCCAGGACGCCTCCGTCCGGGCCCTCACCGCTGTCAGCTGCCGCCGGTGAGCCACGCCTCGGTGACGTCGTAACTCTGCGAGAACGACTCGAAGATGGCGTTGTGCACCCGGTCCGACCGGAACACCGGGTCGCTCTGCGACTGGAACGGGATGATCGCCGCGATGGACATCAGCTGCTGGTCGGCCTTGTGCCAGATCGGCGCGGCGGCCGTCGCGTCGGGCGCGGCCAGCGCCTGGTCGATCAGCGCGTTGGTGGTCGCGTCGTTGACGTCGCCCCAGTCGGTGGAACCCGGGCCGTAGGCGCGGCCGTCGAAGAGCGGCTGGATGGTGGCGCGGCCGTTGTTGCCGAACCAGTCCGGGATCCAGCCGGGCTCACTGATGTCCCAGTTGCCCGCCGCGGACGACTTCGGGTCGTTGAGGTACTTGCCGTAGTAGTCGCCGCCCGAGACCGAGATGATCTGGGTGGTGACGCCGCAGGCCTTGAAGTCGGCCTGGATGGACTGGGCCACCGCCGGGTGCTTGCCCGAGTTGCGGGCCAGGTCCTTCAGCACCAGGCCGTTCGGGTAACCGGCCGCCGCCAGCATCGACTTGCACTTGGCCGGGTCGCCCTTGCTGTCGGGCGTCGCGTACGGGTCGTACTTCTCGTAGCCGACGCTGCCGGGCGGGATGATCTGGCCCAGCGGGGTGTTCAGCGAGGGACCGCCGTAGATCTGGCCCAGCGCGACCTTGTCGACCGCGTACTCCAGCGCCTGCCGGACGGCCGGCTTGGCCAGCGCGCTGTTGCTGTTGGGGCTCTGGAAGTTGAAGATCAGGAACGGGTTGCTGACCCCGGAGGTGTAGATGCCGAGGCGCGCGTCCTTGGTCGCCTTCAGCGCCGGGACGTTGGCGGTCGGCACCGTGGTGTCGAACTCCATGTCCGCCGCGCCGGCCTGGATCTGCTGCTGGACGGCGGCCTCGTCCTGGCCCTCGGTGACCTGGATGTGGTCGACGTAGGCGTCACGGACCGGGTCGGACGCCTTGGTCCAGGCCGGGTTCCGGTCGAGCTTGATCGACTGGTTGGCCGTGTACGAGACGATCTGGTACGGGCCGTCCGAGATCGTGTGGGACCGGAAGTTCGCGTCGTCCGGCAGGTACGCCAGGTACTCCTGCGGCGCGGGCGAGGAGAACGGCATCGCCAGGATGTTGACGAAGTCGTTGGCCGGCTTGACCAGCGTGAATTTCACCGTGTTCGCGTCCACGGCGGTGACGCCGGAGATGTCGTGGCCGGTGATGTAGGTCTTGATGTCCGCGATGGTGGGCTTCACCTTGGCGAAGCCGTCGCAGTACTCCTTGAAGCCCGCGATCACGCCCGCGTAGTAGCCCAGCGCGCCGACCGCGTTCGGCGTCGGGTTGCAGAGCCGCTTCATGCCCAGCACCTCGTCCTGCGCGGTGATCGCGCGGGCGGGCGTGGTGTTCCACATCGCGTCGGGACGCAGGTGGATCGTGTAGGTCAGACCGTCGGCGCTGATGCCGCCGTTCGCCTGGGTCGGCAGCTCGGTGGCGAGGTCGGCGACCAGGGTGTTCGCCTTGGTCGAGTCCGTCGACGCGGGATAGGTGAACAGCTGCCGGGAGTACGCACGCTCGATGGTGTACGTCGCGGCGTAGTACGCGCTGGCGGTGTCGAGGTGGTCGACATCGCCGCTGCCGACCAGCTTCAGCGTTCCGCCCTTGGCGGGCGTGCCGCCCGCGTTGACGTTCGCTGCGTTGGCGTCAGCTGCGCCGCTCTGCTTCGGGCCGGGATTGTTGCTGCTTGACGTACATCCGGCGGCGGCGAGCGCGAGGCCGACGATGACGGCTCCGGCAGCCAGACTGCGGGACTTGCGGGCCATGTGGTGCGCCTCCTGCGATCGAGGACAGATGTCGATGCACAAGTGGCGCCGTGGGGGCGGTCGAACAGGGCGGCCTCCGGGCAGACGGATGCCTGCCCCATGGCCGGAGCCTCCGCTCTGGGTCCACGACGTCGCGGTGTCTCCTGTGAGGCACCGTCAGTAATCTCCTGGCCGACGTGGGTTCTGTCCACAGCGCGGAAGCCATCGCAATCATGGTGTTATCTGATCGATTGCATATGACACCCCTTCAGGTGCGGACACGCTCCAGTGTGGTGGGGGCCTCGTCGTCCATCTCGAAGGCCAACGGGAACGGGGCGCGCCCCGCCAACCGGAACAGCCGGACGATGCGGTGTCGCCTCACGGCGCGCGCCGCGCGCACGGAGTCGTTGTGGAAGCGCCGCGCCATCGGCACCCGGCGGACCGCCTCCCCCAGATCCGCGAGGGCCTCCGGCCCACCGGGCAGCGCGACCAGTTCGTCCACCTGCTCCTGCTCGGCGAAGACGGCGCGCAGCGCCTGCGAGAGGTCGCTCTCGGCCACCTCCCGCGCCTCGGGCGACGCGGTCCTGGCGGCGTGGGACGCCTGGTACAGCACGATCGACGACGCCGGGTCCAGCAGCGTGGACGTCGCCAACTCCTGCGCGCCGGAGGCGCGCCGCAGCAGCTGCGCGTCGAGCGCGGCCCGCGCGGCGTCGATCCGCGCGTGCAGCCGGTCGAGCCGGCCCGCGGTCCAACTCAGGTACAGCCCGACGGCGACGACGGCGAGGACGATCCAGATCCAGGTGCTCACGAGTGGTGACCCTATCCACCCCGTACGGGGCTCGAAGTGAGGCGCGATTCAGTTGCACCCCCAGGGGCGCGTTCTGCCGGCGAGGAACCAGGCAGTACCCCAGGGGCGCGAGGAACTGCGCGAGAAACCACCCGGGGCGGACGGCCCTGCTGGATGCGGACCCACCGCACGCGGGTGGCTTGTCGCGCAGTTCCTCGCGCCCCTGGGGTGCAACTGACCCTTTGTCGGGAGGCTAGTCGCGGGCGAGGCCGAGGCGGGTGCGCCAGGTGGAGGAGGGCTCGAGGTCGGTGACCGCGGCCGCGCCCTGGGTGACGGTTTCGTAGACGGCCAGGATGTCCGCGCCCACCGTGGACCAGTCGAAACGGCGGACGTGACGCGAGCCCGTGTCGCTCAGCGCCTCGCGCCGCTTCGGGTCGCCCAACAGCCGCAGGGTGACCTCCGCCAGCGCGGACGCGTCCTCCACCGGGAAGAGCTCGCCGCTCGAACCGCCGTCCAGCACCTGCCGGAAGGCGTCCAGATCGCTGGCGACCACCGGCGCGCCCGCCGACAGCGCCTCGACCAGGATGATGCCGAAGCTCTCGCCGCCGGTGTTCGGCGCCACGTACAGCGTGACGCTCCGCAGCAGACGTGCCTTCTCCTCGTCGGAGACCATGCCGAGGAAGGTGATCCGGTCCCTGACCGCCTGCGGCAGGTCCTTGACCGCCTCCTCCTCGTCGCCCTTGCCGGCGACCAGCAGCCGGACCGCCGGGCGCTCCGCCAGGATCGCCGGGAGAGCCTCCAGCAGGGTCGGCAGACCCTTCCTCGGCTCGTTGATCCGGCCGACGAAGCCGATCGTCTCCCCCTGCCACTCGGGGCGGGGCT
This genomic interval from Streptacidiphilus rugosus AM-16 contains the following:
- a CDS encoding ABC transporter ATP-binding protein, with translation MKLLEVSDLHVSFRTVDGEVQAVRGVSFELDAGQTLGIVGESGSGKSVCTQTLLGLTTGAKVSGGARFAGQDLLTMGEQELRELRGAQMAAIFQDPLSSLHPLYKVGWQIVEMIRAHEQVGKAVARRRAIDLLGMVGIPQPERRVDDYPHQFSGGMRQRALIAMALALNPKLVIADEPTTALDATVQAQILDLLLRLQQENGMALIMITHDLGVIAGLADEVLVMYAGRAAERADRRGLYYRPHHPYTNGLLESIPSSSAAGDRLRPISGQPPSLIRLPSGCAFHPRCAFAMDRCSQEQPDLQPVDDGEGHTSACWLPGHLLGASEEAKEGRRAASALGRTALQGGAA
- a CDS encoding ABC transporter substrate-binding protein, whose protein sequence is MARKSRSLAAGAVIVGLALAAAGCTSSSNNPGPKQSGAADANAANVNAGGTPAKGGTLKLVGSGDVDHLDTASAYYAATYTIERAYSRQLFTYPASTDSTKANTLVADLATELPTQANGGISADGLTYTIHLRPDAMWNTTPARAITAQDEVLGMKRLCNPTPNAVGALGYYAGVIAGFKEYCDGFAKVKPTIADIKTYITGHDISGVTAVDANTVKFTLVKPANDFVNILAMPFSSPAPQEYLAYLPDDANFRSHTISDGPYQIVSYTANQSIKLDRNPAWTKASDPVRDAYVDHIQVTEGQDEAAVQQQIQAGAADMEFDTTVPTANVPALKATKDARLGIYTSGVSNPFLIFNFQSPNSNSALAKPAVRQALEYAVDKVALGQIYGGPSLNTPLGQIIPPGSVGYEKYDPYATPDSKGDPAKCKSMLAAAGYPNGLVLKDLARNSGKHPAVAQSIQADFKACGVTTQIISVSGGDYYGKYLNDPKSSAAGNWDISEPGWIPDWFGNNGRATIQPLFDGRAYGPGSTDWGDVNDATTNALIDQALAAPDATAAAPIWHKADQQLMSIAAIIPFQSQSDPVFRSDRVHNAIFESFSQSYDVTEAWLTGGS
- a CDS encoding ABC transporter ATP-binding protein; this encodes MTDDQSPTVPSMRKEASPRDVSEPLVEIRDAVKYFPIKQGIIFKREIGRVHAVEGVNLQVRRGETLGLVGETGCGKSTLARCITRLHELTSGQIVFEGDDITRLSRTQVRPYRRRMQMIFQDPYGSLNPRRRVGSIIGDPFAIHDEGERGERKGKVQELMELVGLNPEHYNRFPADFSGGQRQRIGVARALALRPSLIVADEPVSALDVSIQAQVINLLDDLQHEFGLTYVFISHDLSVVRHVSDRIAVMYLGQVVELADSEDLHSSPRHPYTNALLSAASVADPDQSAARQRIVLAGDVPSPINPPTGCRFHPRCPKAQLVCVEQAPPLVARAGDPDSHLTACHFPVEPGEDLTRVTATIPEEERAS
- a CDS encoding ABC transporter permease, which produces MSADTALTPTAGAESPSATGIEGRSPWQLAWLHLRKDRAAMISAVFILLLVVVALSAPLLAHLIGYGPADQDRDHGITVDGLPVAPNGRHLLGTDNLGRDILVRVIYGSRISLLVGVASTLMAIAIGVLVGLAAGYFGGAVDSFLSRAMDVVLSFPFLLFAIALVSIYGSSLALSVFVIAFFSWAAVGRIVRGQTLSIREKEYIESARSLGAGDLRIMFVDVLPNLLAPVIVYTTLLIPIAVVFEATLSFLGLGVPLPTPTWGNMLSDSQDFYQVAWWFPLFPGLALLLTTLAFNLLGDGVRDALDPRAGRLFQD
- a CDS encoding ABC transporter permease, translated to MLRYLIRRLLSGVLVLWLISLFTFGIFFVAPNNVARQICGRLCSAQQVQLVSQQLGLDQPLQVQYWHFLDRLVHGNLGYSYYNSEPVAKLLSNALPPTLSLALGASVLWLIGGVSLGVLSALRPRTLLDRGGTIFALIGVSMPSFLIGILLLNVLFFRLTVAGLAWFPPSGYVGITDDPLEWAHHLLLPWFALAFITAATYVRLTRSQMLEVLGEDYIRTARSKGLPKRRVTVRHALRAALTPAVTQFGIDLAGLLGGAIVTERIFGLPGLGQLAVISVTREDQPVVIATVLLAAVFIVVANIVVDLLYAVLDPRVRLS